The nucleotide sequence AGCGTGTGGCCCCGCGACAGGACGGTGTCGTCGAGCAGCTCGAAGCCCATGGCGCGGTAGACCGGCACGTTCTGCGCGCGGTGGGTCACCAGGACGAGGCGGTGCAGGCCGGCGGCGCGGGCGTCGTCCCGGGCGGCCTGCACGAGCCTCCGGCCGAGGCCATGCCCCTGCGAGCCGGGGTGGACGCCGAGCAGCCACAGGTAGGCGTCGTCGGCGGTGACGTGCCGGGCGACGTGGGTGTCGGTGGCCGCCGCGTCGCGTACCACCCGGAGCAGCCGTCGGGGCCCGAGAGCCGGCAGCAGCCGCCATGACCCGGTCCCCAGCACGCGCCCGAGGCCGCCCGAGCGGCGTCCCCCGCGCACCCAGGCCGCGACGCCGCTGGGCCTGGCCGGGTCGCCGCTGAGGAGCAACCCGCCGTCGTGCGCGGCCGCGTCCACCGGGACCCGGA is from Aquipuribacter hungaricus and encodes:
- a CDS encoding GNAT family N-acetyltransferase, whose amino-acid sequence is LPPGVGDAAARTLAAAFADDPTAVGVGAGPGARRLLVRVPVDAAAHDGGLLLSGDPARPSGVAAWVRGGRRSGGLGRVLGTGSWRLLPALGPRRLLRVVRDAAATDTHVARHVTADDAYLWLLGVHPGSQGHGLGRRLVQAARDDARAAGLHRLVLVTHRAQNVPVYRAMGFELLDDTVLSRGHTLHVLARKA